From Verrucomicrobia bacterium S94, the proteins below share one genomic window:
- a CDS encoding PAS domain S-box protein, translated as MNFFSVKKRPAALKYTGAALMFSILLLPRTGQAQRVDALIVPLQLNITSYLFIGILLVVAVSIFLLFQRRYKNTKQELDNLAEELKVARTRLSASNEKLEAEINSHQATNTRYDGILFEAGVGMFQLDRAGKCIYINQALQEMSGLYPKKAMKEGIHCAVHPDDRTGFLEACRRFTEKDGSEFEHRFRFQRSRDRISHVICRGRRVRNTRQDVESYIFWVSDITPFHKTLADHEAETRRVKNYLLSSSEGFYRLVPKSPVSLNTNPDSIAEKIMKTLVLGDCNEAFAKLYGVEPDELVGKTIGEMEDGCGLFRNLKTLEEFIRNDFKAVNIESIRLDANGTRVNLVHEVRGIIEDGNLVGIWGFSVI; from the coding sequence ATGAATTTTTTTTCAGTAAAAAAACGACCAGCAGCATTAAAATATACAGGAGCGGCTCTGATGTTCAGCATTCTGCTTCTACCCCGCACAGGCCAGGCCCAGCGGGTGGATGCACTGATCGTTCCTCTCCAGTTGAATATTACATCCTATCTTTTTATCGGTATTCTTCTGGTGGTTGCAGTTTCGATATTCCTGCTGTTTCAGCGGCGATACAAAAATACCAAACAAGAACTCGATAATCTGGCTGAGGAGCTGAAGGTGGCCCGCACCCGGCTTTCAGCTTCCAACGAAAAGCTCGAAGCGGAAATCAACAGCCATCAGGCCACGAACACCCGCTATGACGGCATACTTTTTGAGGCCGGCGTGGGCATGTTTCAGCTCGATCGCGCCGGAAAATGCATTTACATCAATCAGGCGCTGCAGGAAATGTCAGGCCTGTATCCCAAGAAAGCCATGAAAGAAGGCATTCACTGTGCCGTTCATCCGGACGACCGCACCGGGTTTCTTGAAGCCTGCAGGCGCTTTACGGAAAAGGACGGGAGCGAATTTGAGCACCGGTTCCGGTTCCAGCGTTCACGCGACCGCATATCGCATGTTATCTGCCGCGGTCGGCGCGTACGTAATACGCGTCAGGATGTTGAAAGTTATATCTTCTGGGTCAGTGATATTACACCGTTCCATAAAACCCTTGCGGATCATGAGGCAGAAACCCGACGGGTTAAAAACTACCTGTTATCCTCTTCCGAAGGATTTTACCGCCTTGTACCGAAGTCCCCTGTTTCGCTGAATACCAATCCGGATAGTATCGCTGAAAAAATCATGAAAACCCTGGTTCTCGGGGACTGCAACGAAGCCTTTGCTAAACTCTACGGTGTCGAACCCGATGAACTGGTCGGAAAAACCATCGGTGAAATGGAGGATGGCTGCGGATTATTCCGGAACCTGAAAACTCTGGAGGAATTTATACGGAATGATTTTAAGGCCGTAAACATTGAATCGATCCGCCTCGATGCCAATGGTACGCGCGTCAATCTCGTGCATGAAGTCAGAGGCATAATTGAGGATGGAAACCTCGTGGGCATCTGGGGGTTCAGCGTAATATAA